In Halanaeroarchaeum sp. HSR-CO, one DNA window encodes the following:
- a CDS encoding universal stress protein — MYGSILLPVDDSEGAAEIVDHAGAIARETGATVQVLFVADTTRDSVTVVDGEVLDGLVREGERVVANVASRLETLDVNYDTDVVQGRPAPTIVEYARDFDYDLIVLQTHGRTGLSHHLLGSVTEKVVRLSEVPVLTARMRPDERLIFPYENVLIPTDGSDGARAAAEHGLDLAETLDASVHVLSVVDDTWVGPEARATLSEDALERPANEAIEDVVEAAEGYDIPAVQTYLEYGSPASVIADAIESNDIHAVVMGTSGRSGIERVLLGSVAEKTVRTAPVPVVTVAP; from the coding sequence ATGTACGGATCCATCCTCCTTCCGGTCGACGACAGCGAAGGTGCTGCCGAGATCGTCGACCACGCCGGCGCAATCGCACGAGAGACCGGAGCGACCGTCCAGGTGCTGTTCGTCGCGGACACGACTCGGGACAGCGTCACCGTCGTCGACGGGGAGGTTCTCGACGGGCTGGTGCGAGAGGGAGAGCGCGTCGTCGCAAACGTGGCGAGCAGGCTCGAAACACTCGACGTGAACTACGACACCGACGTCGTTCAGGGCAGGCCGGCACCGACCATCGTCGAGTACGCCAGGGATTTCGACTACGACCTGATCGTCCTGCAGACCCACGGGCGAACGGGTCTCTCCCACCACCTGCTCGGTAGCGTCACGGAGAAGGTCGTTCGTCTCTCCGAAGTGCCCGTACTTACCGCTCGAATGCGCCCGGACGAGCGGCTGATATTCCCCTACGAGAACGTCCTCATTCCGACCGACGGGAGCGATGGCGCACGGGCGGCCGCCGAGCACGGACTCGACCTCGCCGAGACCCTCGACGCCTCGGTCCACGTGCTCTCGGTGGTCGACGACACGTGGGTGGGACCCGAAGCCCGGGCGACGCTCTCCGAGGACGCCCTGGAGCGACCGGCGAACGAAGCCATCGAGGACGTCGTGGAGGCAGCCGAGGGCTACGATATCCCCGCGGTCCAGACGTATCTCGAATACGGGTCGCCCGCGTCGGTGATCGCGGACGCCATCGAGTCGAACGACATCCACGCCGTGGTCATGGGAACCAGCGGTCGAAGCGGCATCGAGCGGGTCCTGCTGGGGAGCGTGGCCGAGAAGACGGTTCGAACCGCTCCGGTTCCGGTCGTCACGGTCGCTCCGTAG